One Halarcobacter ebronensis genomic window carries:
- a CDS encoding GGDEF domain-containing protein: MSRNIVINSVLIVIALAISITALSLYNLRNAGIKSAIHNAITISETVKSGLTSYMVNNNMHQVDTFIQSISNMKNVDKLWISRSDIVNKQFGHTRDRAKDKIDEDVLETGKMYYELEESLARTIVRVTIPYNAVAEKGIDCLKCHNVAQGTTLGTISLVLDISTLKEIGIESIYVVSLFLLVTIIFFLLYNKKYIMPYFRLYEIFKINISKATNGSFEKIAAPKGLSTDIISLTDEYNNLLQIFKDTTSDIDKKLQVYTGYKTSTMIRNPLKESREIVDNLSNLYQFKKQIELDSTIDEIYNRLKQILINRFHLKNFTFVEIDNKKNKTRKVVEKGNSLYCEKVIKTTPEFCRCARIKNDVVSIKYHNSCQYYDSDKYYYCINLDISKDVTLIIHITCDTIEELNHLKERVTFIKSYLSESAPVLEVKLLMNALKESAFKDGLTGLYNRKFLDEHSKKLIPQIRRENLDIGVLMLDMDHFKAVNDEYGHDIGDKVLKELAVILEDTVRESDIVVRYGGEEFIVLLVNIKSEENALSVANKIAQRVRENEISVYAGNKLKKTISIGLSMFPKDSSSFDTIIKNADMALYEAKNNGRDKVVRFREEHVTSVELF; encoded by the coding sequence ATGAGTCGTAATATAGTTATCAATTCTGTTTTAATAGTTATTGCCTTGGCAATCTCTATTACGGCATTAAGTCTTTATAATTTAAGAAATGCAGGAATTAAATCTGCAATTCATAATGCAATAACAATCTCAGAGACTGTAAAAAGTGGTCTAACTTCATATATGGTAAATAATAATATGCACCAAGTAGATACTTTTATACAATCAATCTCAAATATGAAAAATGTGGATAAACTATGGATTTCAAGAAGTGATATAGTAAATAAACAGTTTGGACATACAAGAGATAGAGCAAAAGATAAAATAGATGAAGATGTTTTAGAAACAGGGAAAATGTATTATGAGCTTGAAGAGTCATTGGCTAGAACAATTGTAAGGGTTACAATTCCTTATAATGCTGTTGCAGAAAAAGGTATAGATTGTCTAAAATGTCACAATGTAGCTCAAGGAACAACATTGGGAACTATATCATTAGTTCTTGATATTAGTACTCTAAAAGAGATTGGAATTGAGTCAATTTATGTTGTATCACTTTTTCTTTTGGTAACAATTATTTTCTTTTTACTTTATAACAAAAAATATATAATGCCATATTTTAGACTTTATGAAATCTTTAAAATAAATATTTCAAAAGCAACAAATGGTAGTTTTGAAAAAATTGCTGCTCCTAAAGGTTTATCAACAGATATAATTAGCCTAACAGATGAGTACAATAATCTACTTCAAATTTTTAAAGATACAACATCTGATATTGATAAAAAGCTTCAAGTTTATACAGGATATAAAACTTCAACAATGATAAGAAATCCTTTAAAAGAGTCTAGAGAGATTGTTGATAACCTTTCAAATCTTTATCAATTCAAAAAACAAATAGAGTTAGATAGTACAATTGATGAGATTTATAATAGACTAAAACAGATACTAATAAATAGATTTCATCTTAAAAACTTTACTTTTGTAGAGATTGATAATAAGAAAAATAAGACAAGAAAAGTTGTTGAAAAGGGTAACTCACTTTATTGTGAAAAAGTTATAAAAACTACTCCTGAATTTTGCAGATGTGCAAGAATAAAAAATGATGTAGTTTCTATTAAATACCATAACAGCTGTCAATATTATGATAGTGACAAATATTACTACTGTATTAATCTTGATATCTCTAAAGATGTAACTTTGATTATCCATATCACTTGCGATACTATTGAAGAGTTAAACCATTTAAAAGAGAGAGTTACTTTTATAAAGAGTTATTTAAGTGAATCTGCTCCTGTTTTGGAAGTTAAACTTCTAATGAATGCTCTTAAAGAATCAGCATTTAAAGATGGTTTAACAGGATTATATAATAGAAAATTCCTAGATGAACACTCTAAAAAACTTATTCCTCAAATAAGAAGAGAGAATTTAGATATTGGTGTCTTAATGTTAGATATGGACCATTTTAAAGCTGTAAATGATGAGTATGGACATGATATTGGAGACAAAGTTTTAAAAGAGTTAGCAGTGATTTTAGAGGATACAGTAAGAGAATCAGATATTGTAGTTAGATATGGTGGAGAAGAGTTTATTGTTTTACTTGTAAATATTAAATCTGAGGAGAATGCTCTAAGTGTTGCAAATAAAATAGCACAAAGAGTAAGAGAGAATGAGATTAGTGTTTACGCAGGTAATAAACTTAAAAAGACTATAAGTATTGGATTATCTATGTTTCCTAAAGACTCAAGTAGTTTTGATACTATTATTAAAAATGCAGATATGGCTCTATATGAAGCTAAAAATAATGGAAGAGATAAGGTAGTGAGATTTAGAGAAGAGCATGTAACAAGTGTAGAACTCTTCTAA
- a CDS encoding murein hydrolase activator EnvC family protein, giving the protein MTRFFYIFIILITFLDASSKNIDKKIEENQEILKESQNNQYKADLQIKILASEISKQNGELTQLEKDISVVNDDIKNHESKLDEAKKSLSALQEDSKSIMQKKEENEQQIIKVIIDDFSSSIALKLAGESTLQELIDSEIYSLLSQNSKDEILKLNNNYELLTQNKKENQKKINEISAYIEKRKERKDQLSLLKKKYSRSLVLLDKRHKDYQAELKKSVQKQESLKDLLGKLNILKKEELEKEKRISREKAQRLAQLKKRNVKDKKEKDYSVNDVRNERYANDIDVDVRMIGSSTSGIEITKYSGRKTIAPLDSFTVVKKFGKYFDPVYKIELFNESIVLKTEKPEAKVKSIFNGKIVYAKKDAGMLENVVIIAHKDGLHTIYSHLDQISPSLKVGRWVKKGYVVGRVNDTLTFQATKNEKHVNPQDLFKI; this is encoded by the coding sequence ATGACTAGATTTTTTTATATATTTATCATTCTTATCACTTTCCTAGATGCCTCTTCTAAAAATATAGATAAAAAGATTGAAGAGAATCAAGAGATTTTAAAAGAGAGTCAAAATAATCAATATAAAGCAGATTTACAGATAAAAATCCTTGCTTCTGAGATATCAAAACAAAATGGAGAATTAACCCAACTTGAAAAAGATATCTCAGTTGTAAATGATGATATAAAAAACCATGAATCTAAACTAGATGAAGCAAAAAAGAGTCTTAGTGCTTTACAAGAAGATTCAAAATCAATTATGCAGAAAAAAGAGGAGAATGAGCAACAAATCATTAAAGTAATTATTGATGATTTCTCCTCTTCAATTGCTTTAAAACTAGCAGGAGAAAGTACTCTTCAAGAGTTAATTGATTCAGAAATCTACTCTTTATTATCTCAAAACTCAAAAGATGAGATATTAAAACTAAATAACAATTATGAACTTTTGACCCAAAATAAAAAAGAGAATCAAAAAAAAATCAATGAAATCTCTGCATATATTGAAAAAAGAAAAGAGAGAAAAGATCAACTAAGCTTGCTTAAAAAGAAGTATTCAAGATCTTTGGTGCTTCTTGATAAAAGACACAAAGATTACCAAGCAGAACTTAAAAAGAGTGTTCAAAAACAAGAGTCTTTAAAAGATCTTTTAGGGAAACTTAATATTCTTAAAAAAGAGGAACTAGAAAAAGAGAAAAGAATAAGCAGAGAAAAAGCACAACGTCTTGCACAACTTAAAAAAAGAAATGTCAAAGATAAAAAAGAGAAAGATTATAGTGTAAATGATGTAAGAAATGAGAGATATGCCAATGATATTGATGTAGATGTAAGAATGATTGGTTCATCTACTTCAGGAATTGAGATAACAAAATATAGTGGTAGAAAAACTATTGCACCTTTAGACTCTTTTACAGTTGTTAAAAAGTTTGGAAAATATTTTGATCCTGTTTATAAAATTGAACTCTTTAATGAATCTATTGTTTTAAAAACAGAAAAACCAGAAGCAAAAGTAAAATCTATCTTTAATGGAAAAATAGTTTATGCAAAAAAAGATGCGGGAATGCTTGAAAATGTTGTTATTATTGCCCACAAAGATGGTCTTCATACAATCTATTCACATTTAGATCAGATTTCACCATCACTAAAAGTTGGAAGATGGGTAAAAAAAGGGTATGTGGTTGGAAGAGTAAATGATACTCTAACTTTTCAAGCAACAAAAAATGAAAAACATGTAAATCCTCAGGATCTATTTAAAATATAA
- a CDS encoding cell division protein FtsX — MKFLKNSFAFIVPLTAMLISFIIYIFSANILENYKKTIANDYSIVIITNTPLIKEKITKLANIKVDKIITLKNENIISNLSSSLSDTSLQLLREKLPNFYKIKLEVFPTTSELEVIKNQLYENKNIRKVEIFSKNHNSIYLLLLLLSQISMILFTIITIFAIIMISKQIRIWFYEHHEKITILKLHGASILYSSSTILRYAIFSALISFVIVSSIFTYLVNDIGAILPNDLINIVTVTLDLNESLLQIFILSFGISILTIIGVLFKYKIKYD, encoded by the coding sequence ATGAAGTTTCTTAAAAATAGTTTCGCCTTTATTGTTCCATTAACTGCAATGTTAATCTCTTTTATCATATATATTTTTTCTGCAAATATATTAGAAAACTATAAAAAAACTATTGCAAATGATTACTCTATTGTAATAATAACAAATACTCCACTAATAAAAGAGAAGATAACAAAACTGGCAAATATAAAAGTTGATAAGATTATTACTTTGAAAAACGAGAATATTATTAGTAACCTAAGTTCAAGTCTTTCAGATACTTCACTTCAACTTTTAAGAGAGAAACTTCCAAATTTTTATAAAATCAAACTTGAAGTTTTCCCAACAACAAGTGAACTTGAAGTGATAAAAAATCAACTTTATGAGAATAAAAATATAAGAAAAGTTGAGATTTTTTCAAAAAACCACAATAGTATCTATCTTCTTTTGCTCTTACTTAGTCAAATAAGTATGATACTTTTTACTATTATCACTATTTTTGCAATTATTATGATTTCAAAACAGATTAGAATTTGGTTCTATGAACACCATGAAAAGATAACAATATTAAAACTTCATGGGGCTTCAATATTATATAGTTCTTCTACAATACTAAGATATGCAATCTTTAGTGCTCTTATCTCTTTTGTTATTGTTTCTTCAATTTTTACTTATTTAGTAAATGATATTGGCGCAATTTTACCTAATGATTTAATTAATATTGTAACTGTAACTTTGGATTTAAATGAATCCTTACTTCAAATATTTATACTCTCATTTGGTATCTCTATATTAACAATAATAGGTGTACTTTTTAAGTACAAAATAAAATATGACTAG
- a CDS encoding cell division ATP-binding protein FtsE, with the protein MIEAKNIYLSYDENKYIIKKGNFFIKEREFIFIGGTSGSGKSTLLKSFYGDITLKHGSLNIAGQELFGIKSKPLRRVRKDIGIIFQDYKLINEWTIEENIMIPLKINGYSNDVSKEQAIKLLTHVKLSHRQGYYPNELSGGEQQRVAVARALAHNPKIIIADEPTGNLDDYSAEVVWNLLKGANEQLGITVVVVTHRVPKNFGIRFRQLSIEDGIIYEVS; encoded by the coding sequence ATGATAGAAGCTAAAAATATCTATCTCTCTTATGATGAAAATAAATACATTATAAAAAAAGGAAATTTTTTTATAAAAGAGAGAGAGTTTATATTTATTGGTGGAACAAGCGGTAGCGGTAAATCTACCCTACTAAAGTCATTTTATGGAGATATTACCTTAAAACATGGAAGTTTAAATATTGCAGGGCAAGAGCTATTTGGAATTAAAAGTAAACCTCTAAGAAGAGTAAGAAAAGATATTGGTATTATTTTCCAAGATTATAAACTAATAAACGAGTGGACAATTGAAGAGAATATTATGATTCCTCTTAAAATAAACGGCTACTCAAATGATGTTTCAAAAGAGCAAGCGATAAAACTATTAACTCACGTAAAACTTAGCCATAGACAAGGGTATTATCCAAATGAGTTAAGTGGAGGAGAACAACAAAGGGTTGCAGTAGCACGTGCATTAGCACACAATCCCAAAATAATCATTGCAGATGAACCAACAGGAAATCTTGATGATTATTCAGCTGAAGTTGTATGGAACTTATTAAAAGGGGCAAATGAACAACTAGGTATTACTGTTGTAGTTGTAACCCATAGGGTTCCAAAAAACTTTGGTATTAGATTTAGACAACTATCAATAGAAGATGGAATAATATATGAAGTTTCTTAA
- the trmB gene encoding tRNA (guanosine(46)-N7)-methyltransferase TrmB: protein MPHVVFDKSNRDLTTPSSCDGVDFNFIAKSYNFTQKKRKSEYKIAVKKDEKEFFLTLKPKDEKYLLKADKITRVTPVDIVKDAINSYAKHVEANIVFTNTQSFNQKIKPDQKYLKNIDFFVNDFKTDKEIQIEIGFGSGRHLLHQAKNNPNVQFIGLEIHTPSIEQLLKQVNIQNIENILVVNYDARLFMEFIQSNKVGKIFVHFPVPWDKKPHRRIYSNAFVNEALRVLKIGGTLELRTDSRKYFDFCTNLLTNLPKGKISIDINRDLAISSKYEDRWKKQGKAIYDVLLYAEQEDKDIDLNYDFTFNEKIEFDEIIKTISTKAVVDEDFFIHIEDIFTIEEMPNSGLIQVTFGSFDRPVNKYILVESRDAKYFQDSPLPTSANIKAHNKLKEMLTK from the coding sequence ATGCCACATGTAGTTTTTGACAAGTCTAATAGAGATTTAACTACACCATCAAGTTGTGATGGTGTAGATTTTAATTTTATTGCAAAATCATATAACTTCACTCAAAAAAAAAGAAAAAGTGAATATAAAATTGCAGTAAAAAAAGATGAAAAAGAGTTCTTTTTAACTCTTAAACCAAAAGATGAAAAGTATCTTTTAAAAGCAGATAAAATAACTAGAGTTACTCCTGTAGATATTGTAAAAGATGCAATTAACAGTTATGCCAAGCACGTTGAAGCTAATATTGTTTTTACAAATACACAAAGTTTTAATCAAAAAATAAAACCTGATCAAAAGTATCTTAAAAATATAGATTTTTTTGTAAATGATTTTAAAACAGACAAAGAGATTCAAATTGAGATTGGATTTGGAAGTGGAAGACATCTTCTTCATCAAGCAAAAAACAATCCAAATGTTCAGTTTATAGGACTTGAAATACATACTCCCTCTATTGAACAACTATTAAAACAAGTCAATATCCAAAATATTGAGAATATTTTAGTAGTAAACTATGATGCAAGACTCTTTATGGAGTTTATCCAATCAAATAAAGTTGGAAAGATTTTTGTTCATTTTCCTGTACCTTGGGATAAAAAACCCCATAGAAGAATCTACTCTAATGCTTTTGTAAATGAGGCTTTAAGAGTATTAAAAATTGGTGGGACTTTAGAACTTAGAACTGATAGTAGAAAATATTTTGATTTTTGTACTAATCTTCTTACAAATCTTCCAAAGGGAAAAATATCAATTGATATAAATAGAGACTTGGCAATCTCAAGTAAATATGAAGATAGATGGAAGAAACAAGGAAAAGCTATTTATGATGTTCTTCTTTATGCAGAACAAGAAGATAAAGATATTGATTTAAACTATGATTTTACCTTTAATGAAAAAATAGAGTTTGATGAGATAATAAAAACCATCTCAACAAAAGCTGTAGTTGATGAAGACTTTTTTATTCATATTGAAGATATTTTTACAATAGAAGAGATGCCAAATTCTGGTCTTATTCAAGTAACTTTTGGAAGTTTTGATAGACCAGTTAACAAATATATTTTAGTTGAAAGTAGAGATGCTAAATATTTCCAAGACTCACCTCTTCCAACAAGTGCAAATATAAAAGCTCATAATAAACTAAAAGAGATGCTAACAAAATGA
- a CDS encoding fibronectin type III domain-containing protein codes for MTKLMKITLLTTSVLLISGCSLKNVNEPQKPKIDETLEVVDSSSIRSIPDVNAIAFEWRKVDDPRVVGYHFYRANLQKDGAKLRQIDTIENRYTTHYVDENLEPNTKYVYKISAATKTDVESKTTDDYVVSTLPLMEGVTFIQAISNLPRQIKIIWRPHPNERVESYRIERTSPRTSEWENLKTVNGRLQAEFIDMDLDDNVIYQYRVTAITYDGLESMPSEIVQAQTKPLPEGVSAVNATNDLPRKIAINWQASNASDVIKYNIYRSSNATSGFDLLHSVNVSTLEYEDFINEDGKVYFYKIRAVDKDGLESSEHVNSVMGSTLNKLNKPILTLAQIQGQKAILNWQAGDNRAVSYTIYKTIKEGFFKTKTVKFQNIQALRFEDKDIVRGVEYSYAVQAVDQYGIVSEITSKTELVLPKLKEMN; via the coding sequence ATGACAAAATTGATGAAAATAACATTACTAACAACTTCAGTTTTACTAATTAGTGGATGTAGCCTAAAAAACGTTAATGAACCCCAAAAACCAAAAATAGATGAAACCTTAGAAGTGGTTGATTCGTCATCAATTAGATCCATTCCTGATGTAAATGCAATAGCTTTTGAGTGGAGAAAAGTTGATGATCCAAGAGTTGTAGGATATCACTTTTATAGAGCAAATCTACAAAAAGATGGCGCAAAATTAAGACAGATTGATACAATAGAGAATAGATATACAACACACTATGTTGATGAAAATCTAGAACCAAATACAAAATATGTTTATAAAATTTCAGCAGCAACAAAAACAGATGTTGAATCAAAAACAACAGATGATTATGTGGTTTCAACACTTCCACTTATGGAAGGAGTTACTTTTATCCAAGCAATTTCTAATCTTCCAAGACAGATAAAAATTATTTGGAGACCACATCCAAATGAAAGAGTTGAGTCTTATAGAATTGAAAGAACCTCTCCTAGAACAAGTGAATGGGAAAATTTAAAAACTGTTAATGGTAGACTTCAAGCTGAGTTTATTGATATGGATTTAGATGATAATGTTATCTACCAATATAGAGTTACAGCTATAACTTATGATGGTTTAGAATCAATGCCAAGTGAGATTGTTCAAGCGCAAACAAAACCACTTCCTGAAGGTGTAAGTGCTGTAAATGCAACAAATGATTTACCAAGAAAAATTGCTATTAATTGGCAAGCTTCAAATGCAAGTGATGTTATAAAATATAATATCTACAGAAGTAGCAATGCAACAAGTGGTTTTGATCTACTTCATTCAGTAAACGTAAGCACTTTAGAGTACGAAGATTTTATAAATGAAGATGGAAAAGTATATTTTTATAAAATAAGAGCTGTTGATAAAGATGGTTTAGAAAGTAGTGAACATGTTAATTCTGTAATGGGAAGTACTTTAAATAAATTAAATAAACCTATTCTTACTTTAGCTCAAATTCAAGGTCAAAAAGCAATCTTAAACTGGCAAGCTGGTGATAATAGAGCTGTTTCATATACTATTTACAAAACAATAAAAGAGGGATTTTTCAAAACTAAAACTGTTAAATTCCAAAATATTCAAGCCCTAAGATTTGAAGACAAAGATATTGTAAGAGGTGTTGAGTATAGCTATGCTGTTCAAGCTGTTGACCAATATGGAATTGTTTCAGAAATTACAAGCAAAACAGAACTTGTACTACCTAAATTAAAAGAGATGAACTAA
- a CDS encoding RluA family pseudouridine synthase, with amino-acid sequence MYKNFIVLEENRLDKFLTINIEASRNQIEQLIKKEFVKVDGKIITKGGTKLKVNQNIEVELPEATFDNVKDEKFLKESLKDKEVESIYEDEHILVINKPYNLTVHDAPSVKDATLVDWLKLKNISLSTISGEERHGIVHRLDKGTSGVMVVAKTNEAHINLSKQLEDKSMGRYYLAIIDLPLKEDTIIEKPIGRNPNNRLKMAIIENARAAKSAFSKIALSKNEKNELIACKLFTGRTHQIRVHLSSINRHILGDNLYGFKGELNKINRFFLHAYILYLIHPITNKKMSFRAKLSEDMHQYLTENFYMESIDDKIDENNITNNFSFTN; translated from the coding sequence ATGTATAAAAATTTTATTGTTTTAGAAGAGAATCGACTAGATAAATTTTTGACTATAAATATTGAAGCTTCTAGAAACCAAATTGAACAGTTAATCAAAAAAGAGTTTGTAAAAGTTGATGGCAAAATTATCACCAAAGGTGGTACAAAATTAAAAGTTAATCAAAACATTGAAGTTGAACTTCCAGAAGCAACTTTTGATAATGTTAAAGATGAAAAGTTTTTAAAAGAGTCTCTCAAAGATAAAGAGGTTGAATCCATTTATGAAGATGAACATATTTTAGTAATAAATAAACCTTATAACCTAACAGTACACGATGCTCCAAGTGTAAAAGATGCCACCTTAGTTGATTGGTTAAAACTAAAAAATATCTCTTTATCTACAATTAGTGGAGAAGAGAGACATGGCATTGTTCACAGACTTGACAAAGGCACAAGTGGAGTGATGGTTGTAGCTAAAACCAATGAAGCCCATATAAATCTATCAAAACAACTAGAAGATAAAAGTATGGGAAGATATTATCTTGCAATAATTGATTTACCTCTAAAAGAGGATACAATTATTGAAAAACCAATAGGAAGAAATCCAAATAATAGACTTAAAATGGCTATTATAGAAAATGCCAGAGCAGCAAAATCAGCATTTAGTAAAATAGCTTTATCTAAAAATGAAAAAAATGAGTTAATTGCTTGTAAACTTTTCACAGGAAGAACCCATCAAATCAGAGTACACCTAAGTTCGATAAATAGGCATATATTAGGGGATAATTTATATGGATTTAAGGGCGAATTAAATAAAATAAATAGATTTTTTTTGCATGCATATATTCTATATTTAATTCATCCAATTACGAATAAAAAAATGAGTTTTAGAGCAAAGCTTAGTGAAGATATGCATCAATACCTTACAGAAAATTTTTATATGGAGAGTATAGATGACAAAATTGATGAAAATAACATTACTAACAACTTCAGTTTTACTAATTAG
- a CDS encoding FtsW/RodA/SpoVE family cell cycle protein: MHLIDKRIISHFDYLMIIFILPLVLLSYNLISETNTTLANKQLIYYSLSIAVFLFVFILPIRRNIRLIPFLYWIGIFLLLAVEFWGVTKLGAKRWLSLPFMSMTIQPSELFKPIFIIMIGYLIQNRQPDDGGYKLKDFIYFSFYILLPFLLIAKEPDLGTALVLLLVGYGILFIIGVNWKIWATIILIIGLASPFIYTYLIKDYQKKRIKDFLSEKPSYQVQQSIIAIGNGGLVGKEAEDATQTQLKFLPIATSDFIFAFFVERYGFLGAFGLIIVYALLILHLLSLNYYFYDDYVIRSFASGLGLLIFFNMSVNILMVIGYAPVVGLPLPLFSYGGSSFINFIVLFAILENLLAFRFMDMYNFERRL, encoded by the coding sequence ATGCATTTAATAGATAAACGAATTATATCTCATTTTGATTATTTAATGATTATATTCATACTACCTCTGGTATTACTTTCATATAATCTAATTAGTGAAACCAATACAACATTGGCCAATAAACAATTGATATATTATTCTCTCTCAATTGCTGTTTTTCTTTTTGTTTTTATTTTGCCAATAAGAAGAAATATTAGGCTAATCCCTTTTTTATATTGGATTGGAATATTTTTACTTCTTGCAGTTGAGTTTTGGGGTGTTACCAAACTTGGAGCAAAAAGATGGCTTAGTCTCCCTTTTATGAGCATGACAATTCAGCCAAGTGAATTATTTAAACCTATTTTTATTATTATGATTGGATATTTAATCCAAAATAGACAGCCAGATGATGGCGGTTATAAACTAAAAGATTTTATCTATTTCTCTTTTTATATTTTACTTCCTTTCCTTTTAATAGCTAAAGAGCCAGATTTAGGAACAGCGTTGGTTCTACTTTTAGTTGGATATGGAATTTTATTTATTATTGGAGTTAACTGGAAAATTTGGGCAACAATTATTCTTATAATTGGTCTTGCTTCTCCTTTTATTTACACCTACTTAATTAAAGATTATCAGAAAAAAAGAATTAAAGATTTCCTTTCAGAAAAGCCTAGTTATCAAGTGCAGCAATCAATTATTGCAATTGGTAATGGAGGTTTAGTTGGAAAAGAGGCAGAAGATGCAACACAAACCCAGTTGAAATTTTTGCCAATTGCTACAAGTGATTTTATTTTTGCTTTTTTTGTTGAAAGATATGGGTTTTTAGGTGCTTTTGGATTGATAATTGTATATGCCCTTTTGATTTTGCATCTACTCTCCTTGAACTACTATTTTTATGATGATTATGTAATCCGTAGTTTTGCCTCCGGTTTAGGACTATTGATCTTCTTTAATATGAGCGTAAATATTTTAATGGTTATAGGCTACGCCCCCGTTGTAGGTCTGCCTCTGCCACTATTTTCCTATGGAGGAAGTTCTTTTATTAATTTTATTGTATTATTCGCAATTTTAGAAAATCTGTTAGCCTTTAGGTTTATGGATATGTATAATTTTGAAAGGAGACTATAG
- the speB gene encoding agmatinase has product MEAQLTCFIGFENEFEESKAVLFGAPFDGTTSFKPGARFAPNAMREDSWAIESYSPYLDKDLNDLKLFDYGNLELPFGDKKNALRMIQEMTQSIIDAGKIPIMIGGEHLVSLAPVKALSKKYEDLNVIHFDAHTDLREDYLGEALSHATVIRRIYDQLGDGKVNQFCIRSGLKEEFEWAKKHTHLEKFTYNTLESCVRRLKDKPVYITIDLDVFDPSVFPGTGTPEPGGINFHHMLEIISFLGRLENVVGLDIVELSPKYDASGVSTAVACKTLRELVLATIK; this is encoded by the coding sequence GTGGAAGCGCAATTAACCTGTTTTATTGGTTTTGAAAATGAATTTGAGGAGTCAAAGGCAGTTTTATTTGGTGCCCCTTTTGATGGGACAACATCATTTAAACCAGGCGCACGATTTGCTCCAAATGCAATGAGAGAAGACTCTTGGGCAATAGAGAGTTATAGTCCCTATTTAGATAAAGATTTAAACGATTTAAAACTTTTTGATTATGGGAATTTAGAACTTCCTTTTGGGGATAAAAAAAATGCTCTTAGAATGATACAAGAGATGACTCAAAGTATTATTGATGCAGGAAAAATACCAATTATGATTGGTGGAGAACATTTAGTTTCACTAGCTCCTGTAAAAGCATTAAGTAAAAAATATGAAGATTTAAATGTTATTCATTTTGATGCCCACACAGATTTAAGGGAAGATTATTTAGGTGAAGCTTTAAGTCACGCAACAGTAATTAGAAGAATATATGACCAATTAGGCGATGGTAAAGTAAATCAATTTTGTATTAGAAGTGGACTGAAAGAGGAGTTTGAATGGGCAAAAAAACATACTCATTTAGAAAAATTTACTTATAATACTTTAGAGTCATGTGTAAGAAGATTAAAAGATAAACCTGTTTATATAACAATAGATTTGGATGTATTTGATCCTTCAGTTTTCCCTGGAACTGGAACACCTGAACCAGGAGGAATAAATTTTCATCATATGTTAGAGATTATTAGCTTTTTGGGAAGACTTGAAAATGTAGTAGGGTTGGATATTGTGGAGCTTAGTCCTAAATATGATGCTAGTGGGGTTTCAACTGCTGTTGCTTGTAAAACTTTGAGAGAGTTGGTTTTAGCTACTATTAAGTAG